The following are encoded together in the Amyelois transitella isolate CPQ chromosome 6, ilAmyTran1.1, whole genome shotgun sequence genome:
- the LOC106131060 gene encoding delta-sarcoglycan: MALVDSHSLGRSRQTPAARNHIVYTDHKGRKIPYADKITPEPILNNNARDTKADSIRNSYNSQFKVGIYGWRKKCLYILVMALMFMMIINLALTLWVLKVLDFNSEGMGQLRIVPGGLQLLGQALVLDSLFTSSIKSRRGQPVAVESSRNFTISTRDVHGLLQSRLYLGHDRLEVNAGRLEVRDARGALILGAGQDAVTVGADTLTVISPAGVTLHTAAQTPLVKAPPAKPLVLESPTRSLEMHAAQNIALESRAGDISASCLTTFRLRSIAGSIRLDAPSIYMPKLKSALPLPPSAPHSHDPHHQNIYQLCACANGKLFLAPPHGACAAREESLICR, encoded by the exons ATGGCTTTGGTCGATTCACACTCGCTGGGCAGGAGTCGGCAGACTCCGGCCGCGAGGAACCATATCGTCTACACTGACCATAAGGGAAGAAA AATACCATACGCCGACAAGATCACCCCCGAGCCAATCCTGAACAACAATGCGAGGGACACAAAGGCTGACTCGATCAGGAACAGTTATAATAGCCAATTCAAAGTTGGCATCTACGGCTGGCGGAAAAAATGTCTCTACATTCTTGTGATGGCGCTCATGTTTATGATGATCATTAATCTGGCACTGACGCTGTGGGTTCTGAAAGTCTTGGATTTTAATTCA GAGGGCATGGGCCAGCTCCGCATCGTGCCTGGTGGTCTGCAACTGCTTGGACAAGCTCTAGTACTGGACTCGCTGTTCACGTCAAGCATCAAGTCTCGTCGGGGACAGCCCGTAGCAGTGGAGTCGTCCCGTAATTTTACCATTTCCACGAGGGATGTCCATGGATTGCTGCAAAGTAGACTGTATTTAG GGCACGATCGCTTAGAAGTGAACGCAGGGAGACTCGAAGTCCGGGATGCAAGAGGGGCCCTTATTCTGGGCGCGGGTCAGGATGCTGTAACGGTGGGTGCGGACACACTCACTGTCATTAGTCCAGCGGGCGTCACGTTACACACGGCTGCGCAAACGCCGCTTGTTAAAGCGCCCCCAGCGAAACCATTGgt CTTGGAGTCTCCAACCCGATCGCTGGAGATGCATGCAGCTCAAAATATCGCGTTGGAGTCACGAGCCGGTGACATCAGCGCAAGTTGCCTCACCACCTTCCGTCTGCGATCCATCGCCGGTTCG ATACGCTTGGATGCCCCTAGCATATACATGCCCAAGCTGAAATCAGCATTGCCTTTGCCTCCTTCAGCCCCCCATTCGCATGACCCGCACCATCAAAATATCTACCAATTGTGCGCGTGTGCAAATGGCAAACTGTTTCTAGCGCCCCCACACGGTGCGTGCGCAGCGAGGGAAGAGAGTCTTATCTGCCGATGA
- the LOC106131059 gene encoding uncharacterized protein LOC106131059: protein MENGLINTLENGNTVTSTYADVYFDDDYCDFKKIVTELKAEVNKIPSNKEIVVDEWKSPSDLLIGILELQPPFTSKITRGITHEGILAIGDNVLEIEQAKFLARVNRLVNENNAAWEFILDYEKKKIGGRVKKLYDKIFSEKSKIMKEECLKYYESSLQDLENHLRSEIKKVLVSAHSNVISDLNPKIITKLKKEKDILNDILKKRFDNEIGKIKAYYQMLLKNEMYRNHQLYNQALQESNDALQAFVTQADAESITGTMYVMCAERKKCKINHFLIESYQTLDIADKIKRIKEKQGIIDDYKKKDVRICSINKDWEEKIRKVLQLFLKFISYSLKLLPEQTTFLLDFEKMVVLQLNELQKLPFKAPSILVEENVFNFVKPEAPPDLPCKKPFEIVGDTAESIPTRYGSRETLPSHVDLPTIRLGRQYLYAKCHKYEEIKAVLDSQKCKCAPKTLDDSLISYIEHEEITQISQPSTSSESTTTTEFSDFSQLTSEPSFQHILFDDIKRFDNCPARQCTDWIQKSSFPYLNSYLNYTEENFKRLKVILGKPQKFSSSPDLLNAKDIVFKDVPYAETFEPYNNVETQYSSQENFSDYIKCNCYIDTCHTLNFLHEKPTENSEKFINEILAKRKISLRRLMQENPRLLKIFTDESF from the coding sequence atggaaAACGGTTTAATTAATACCCTTGAAAATGGAAATACTGTTACAAGTACATACGCTGATGTGTATTTTGACGATGATTACTGtgatttcaaaaaaattgtaactgaaTTAAAGGCAGAGGTAAATAAGATACCTAGTAACAAAGAAATAGTAGTAGATGAGTGGAAATCGCCTAGTGATttattaataggtatattagAACTACAGCCTCCTTTCACTTCTAAAATTACTAGAGGAATAACACATGAAGGTATCCTTGCTATCGGAGATAATGTTCTAGAAATCGAACAAGCAAAGTTTCTTGCCCGTGTGAATAGActtgtaaatgaaaataatgcgGCATGGGAGTTCATTTTGGATtacgaaaagaaaaaaattggaggcagggtaaaaaaactttatgacaaaatattttctgaaaaaagtaaaattatgaaggaagaatgtttaaaatattatgaaagttCTCTCCAAGATTTAGAAAACCATTTGagatctgaaataaaaaaagtattagtAAGTGCCCATTCGAATGTAATTAGTGATTTAAATCCCAAAATAATAACGAAATTAAAGAAGGAAAAAGACATTCTAAacgatattttgaaaaaaaggtttGATAATGAAATTGGGAAGATTAAGGCATATTATCAAATGCTTctaaaaaatgaaatgtatAGAAATCATCAGTTGTACAACCAAGCTTTGCAAGAAAGTAATGATGCTTTACAAGCTTTTGTAACACAAGCTGATGCAGAGAGTATTACAGGtactatgtatgttatgtgtgcagaaagaaaaaaatgcaaaattaatcattttttgaTAGAAAGTTATCAAACATTGGATATtgctgataaaataaaaagaataaaagaaaaacaaggcATAATAGAcgattataaaaagaaagatgtCCGAATTTGTTCTATAAATAAAGACTGGGAAGAAAAGATAAGAAAAGTATtgcaattgtttttaaaatttataagctaCAGTTTAAAGTTATTGCCAGAACAGACAACTTTCCTTcttgattttgaaaaaatggtTGTTTTGCAATTAAACGAATTACAAAAGTTACCTTTCAAAGCACCCTCTATATTAgtagaagaaaatgttttcaatttcgTAAAACCAGAAGCGCCTCCAGATCTTCCTTGCAAGAAACCCTTCGAAATTGTGGGTGATACAGCGGAGTCAATTCCAACAAGATATGGCAGTAGAGAGACGCTACCGTCTCATGTAGATTTACCTACCATTAGACTCGGACGACAGTATTTATATGCTAAATGTCATAAgtatgaagaaataaaagcaGTTTTAGACTcacaaaaatgtaaatgtgCACCGAAAACACTTGATGATTCTTTGATCTCATATATTGAACACGAggaaattacacaaatttcaCAACCAAGTACATCTAGTGAATCGACAACAACGACTGAATTTAGTGATTTTAGTCAATTGACTAGTGAACCTTCTTTTCAACATATACTTTTTGATGATATTAAACGTTTTGATAATTGTCCAGCGCGACAATGTACAGACTGGATACAAAAAAGTTCCTTTCCGTATTTAAACTCATACTTAAATTACACTGAAGAAAACTTTAAAAGGTTAAAGGTAATTCTTGGAAAACCACAAAAATTTAGTTCGTCACCTGATCTTTTAAATGCAAAAGATATTGTCTTTAAAGATGTGCCATATGCAGAAACATTTGAGCCTTATAATAATGTTGAGACCCAATATTCCAGCCAGGAAAATTTTAGCGATTACATTAAATGTAACTGTTACATTGATACTTGTCATACTTTAAATTTCCTGCATGAAAAACCGACGGAAAATtctgaaaaatttataaacgaaATATTAGCAAAACGTAAAATTTCATTGCGAAGATTAATGCAAGAGAACCCCAgacttcttaaaatatttacagatgaaagtttt